A single region of the Demequina sp. genome encodes:
- a CDS encoding class I SAM-dependent methyltransferase: MRAQRPSDLAVAIDAVAESLPFPDGAFDAAMATFTIHQWPSLEAGLAEVRRVTTGPIALMTADPDAVRRFWLNDYLGDVFAVEARRYPSVERVRAALGGTVRVESLPIPLACVDGFNEAYYGRPEMFLDPGARRANSAWSFVDAQAESDAVERLRADLESGAWDERYGSLRTQPHFEGSLLLVVARP; this comes from the coding sequence ATGCGCGCACAGCGGCCGAGCGATCTGGCCGTGGCGATCGATGCGGTAGCCGAGAGCCTGCCGTTCCCCGACGGGGCTTTCGACGCCGCGATGGCGACGTTCACGATCCACCAATGGCCGTCGCTCGAGGCGGGGCTGGCGGAAGTGCGCCGCGTCACCACGGGGCCGATCGCCCTCATGACGGCGGACCCAGACGCGGTGCGACGGTTCTGGCTCAACGACTACCTCGGCGATGTCTTCGCGGTGGAGGCGAGGCGCTACCCCAGCGTCGAGCGGGTGAGGGCCGCGCTGGGCGGCACTGTCCGCGTGGAGAGCCTGCCCATTCCCCTCGCGTGCGTCGACGGCTTTAACGAGGCGTACTACGGGCGGCCCGAGATGTTCCTCGACCCCGGCGCGCGCAGGGCGAACTCGGCGTGGAGCTTCGTTGACGCGCAGGCGGAGTCCGACGCCGTGGAACGGCTGCGCGCCGATCTCGAGTCCGGCGCGTGGGACGAGCGCTACGGCTCGCTGCGCACGCAGCCTCACTTTGAGGGTTCGCTGCTGCTGGTGGTGGCGAGGCCGTGA
- a CDS encoding DUF501 domain-containing protein — protein MPLTPATDADLVTLHEQLGREPRGVLAVAARCACGNPVVVRTAPRLPDGTPFPTQYYLTHPGAVAAVSTLEATGTMREMQERLALDADLAAAYRAAHESYLEERYELGDVPEIHGVSAGGMPTRVKCLHVLVGHALAAGSGVNPLGDEALALIRDEWRVDRCTCATPAAG, from the coding sequence GTGCCGCTGACTCCCGCAACCGACGCCGACCTCGTGACGCTGCACGAGCAGCTCGGTCGCGAGCCGCGCGGTGTGCTCGCCGTGGCCGCGAGGTGTGCGTGCGGCAATCCGGTAGTGGTGCGCACGGCGCCCCGACTGCCGGACGGCACGCCCTTCCCCACCCAGTACTACCTCACGCACCCGGGCGCGGTGGCCGCGGTGTCGACGCTTGAGGCGACGGGGACGATGCGGGAGATGCAGGAGAGGCTCGCGCTCGACGCGGACCTCGCGGCCGCGTACCGAGCCGCCCACGAGAGCTATCTCGAGGAGCGCTACGAGCTCGGTGACGTTCCCGAGATCCACGGCGTGAGCGCGGGCGGCATGCCGACGCGGGTGAAGTGCCTGCACGTGCTCGTTGGTCATGCCCTCGCGGCCGGTTCCGGCGTGAACCCGTTGGGTGATGAGGCGCTCGCGCTGATTCGCGACGAGTGGCGCGTGGACCGCTGCACCTGCGCGACTCCTGCCGCTGGCTAG
- a CDS encoding septum formation initiator family protein — protein sequence MSAPKRPGAPRRSAQRGSARPATPKVTPGRVPATPSAGVPKPARRSKPAGASTRPGGPSGPGRSLPQTKPRIEAAGVRGSFVGALSWRTAVLAVVVVLALAVLLPSLRVYFSQQENLQQLAAERDQAASEVDDLTDDLARWDDPAYVVAQARERLGYVFPGETAYRVVDPEIVTAEQQDVSGAVETPDAVSVNPWYTTLWDSIQEAGTGSTDGSEETATP from the coding sequence ATGTCTGCCCCCAAGCGTCCTGGTGCGCCGCGCCGTTCTGCGCAGCGGGGGTCCGCGCGCCCGGCCACGCCGAAGGTGACGCCAGGGCGGGTGCCGGCCACGCCGTCGGCTGGGGTACCCAAGCCGGCCCGACGCTCCAAGCCAGCGGGTGCGAGCACTCGCCCGGGCGGGCCGTCGGGCCCTGGCCGTTCCCTTCCCCAGACCAAGCCGCGGATCGAGGCCGCTGGGGTGCGCGGCTCGTTCGTGGGCGCGCTGAGTTGGCGCACAGCCGTCTTGGCGGTCGTGGTGGTGCTCGCCCTTGCCGTCCTCCTGCCGTCGCTGCGGGTCTACTTCTCGCAGCAGGAGAACCTGCAGCAGCTCGCGGCCGAGCGCGATCAGGCGGCGAGCGAGGTTGACGACCTCACTGACGACCTGGCCCGTTGGGACGACCCCGCCTATGTTGTGGCGCAGGCGAGGGAGCGCCTCGGCTATGTCTTCCCTGGTGAGACCGCGTATCGGGTGGTGGATCCGGAGATAGTGACGGCAGAGCAGCAGGACGTTTCAGGGGCGGTCGAGACCCCGGACGCCGTGTCGGTGAACCCCTGGTACACGACGCTGTGGGACTCCATCCAGGAGGCGGGCACCGGTTCCACGGACGGCTCTGAGGAGACCGCAACGCCGTAG
- a CDS encoding Ppx/GppA family phosphatase, producing the protein MTRVAAIDCGTNSIRLLVADAVDGRLVDLTREMRVVKLGQGVDKTGEFAAEALERTFAVLDDYAETCRALEVDRIRFVATSATRDARNREVFLSGVRERIGVTPEVISGHEEASLSFRGVVSAVSDAPGPYLVVDLGGGSTELALGSGERGVIELSAAYSMDVGCVRLTERHLVSNPPTPQQQAAAVADVRAALAVAVQTVPIGDTATLIGVAGSITTVTANALGLDHYDPVAIHGSVLPLEAVVASCNQLIAATYAERAAMPFMHPGRVEAIGAGALVWREVVTAVAEAVAASGRVLTTVTTSEHDILDGIALSIA; encoded by the coding sequence ATGACGCGCGTTGCCGCCATCGACTGCGGAACCAATTCCATTCGCCTGCTTGTGGCCGACGCCGTGGACGGCCGGCTCGTTGACCTCACCCGCGAGATGCGCGTGGTCAAGCTCGGCCAGGGCGTGGACAAGACCGGCGAGTTCGCCGCGGAGGCGCTTGAGCGTACCTTCGCCGTGCTCGACGACTACGCGGAGACGTGCCGCGCGCTTGAGGTTGATCGCATCCGATTCGTCGCGACGTCCGCGACCCGCGACGCCCGCAACCGCGAAGTGTTTCTCTCCGGGGTGCGAGAGCGCATTGGCGTCACCCCCGAGGTCATCAGCGGGCACGAGGAGGCGTCCTTGAGCTTCCGCGGGGTGGTCTCGGCGGTATCGGACGCGCCGGGCCCGTATCTGGTGGTTGACCTCGGCGGCGGGTCCACCGAGCTTGCGCTTGGCTCCGGAGAGCGCGGTGTGATTGAGCTCAGCGCCGCGTACTCGATGGACGTTGGCTGCGTGCGGCTCACGGAGCGGCACCTGGTCTCGAACCCTCCGACGCCCCAGCAGCAGGCCGCCGCGGTCGCCGACGTGCGGGCGGCACTGGCCGTTGCTGTCCAGACGGTGCCCATTGGGGACACGGCCACGCTCATCGGTGTGGCTGGGTCCATCACCACGGTGACGGCCAACGCGCTCGGCCTCGACCACTACGACCCCGTGGCGATTCACGGGTCGGTGCTTCCATTGGAGGCGGTTGTCGCCTCATGCAACCAGCTCATCGCCGCGACCTACGCGGAGCGCGCGGCGATGCCGTTCATGCACCCGGGCCGCGTCGAGGCGATCGGCGCGGGAGCCCTGGTGTGGCGAGAGGTGGTGACGGCCGTCGCCGAAGCCGTGGCGGCGTCGGGCCGTGTGCTCACGACCGTGACGACGAGCGAGCACGACATCCTCGACGGCATCGCACTATCTATCGCCTAA
- the mfd gene encoding transcription-repair coupling factor — protein MTPPVTDTPRPLAALLADLPHPRAQHVVAPAVAAAPLIAGAVGAAPIVAVVATSNDAEDLEAALAAYLDPATIARFPSWETLPHERLSPRADTVAQRVATLRRLVHPDAVAEEAGLAPLAVVVAPLRAVLQPLAPGLADLVPVRLAVGERVDLTELARALGAAAYTRVDMVERRGEFAVRGGIVDVFAPTDPHPIRIEFFGDEVESLRAFSIADQRSLAPVPVLWAPPCRELLLTPEVRGRAAALMPDAPAAADILARIADGHAVEGMESLIPVLVDHLDLLPDILPATIRFVAVEPERLARRAEDLVRTAAEFLSAAWVSAAAGANSPIEGDGSFAGLAQIEERAAERGMTWQTIGPFGGGEDAGFAVLDDSRGRLEAAIRELGDRLKDRWRVIVTAAGPGSAARIAEQCAQAGVPAKVVASVGPLGEGPDAVVSIVPHVTGRGFQVPGEKLLVVNESDLTGRAATAAGPKVSVPSRRRNVVDPLQLRPGDFVVHETHGIGRFVELTKRSVRGVEREYLVIEYAPSKRGGPGDRLSVPTDQLDLVTKYVGGETPSVSRMGGADWAKTKGRARKAVKEIASELIRLYSARMATRGHEFGPDTPWQRELEEAFAFVETPDQLSTIDEVKADMEKPIPMDRLICGDVGFGKTEIAVRAAFKAIQDGTQVAILCPTTLLVKQHFDTFSDRFGPFPVKVAALSRFQTDAEARQIVEGLADGTIDLVIGTHRILTGQVRFKNLGLVIIDEEQRFGVEHKETLKALRTDVDVLAMSATPIPRTLEMAITGIREMSTLATPPEDRHPILTYVGPHEDSQVAAAIRRELLRDGQVFFIHNSVKTITRAALHLGDLVPEARIAVAHGQMSEKQLEQVIVDYYEKRYDVLVCTTIVETGLDISNANTLIVERSDTFGLSQLHQLRGRVGRGRERAYAYFLYPPDRSLTETAHDRLQTIAAHTDLGAGAAVAMKDLEIRGAGNLLGAEQSGHIEGVGFDLYIRMVGEAVADFRGEGEPERAPMTVDLPIDAHIPEEYIEHERLRLEAYRKIADATDGPTLAAVREELADRYGNLPEVVENLLAVATLRIELRGRGIHDVVSQGTYVRFSPVELPDSAAMRVGRLYPGTHIKPAVRQVLIPAPKTSRVGGSAVEGLPVLEWVRSVMSAMWPD, from the coding sequence ATGACCCCGCCCGTGACCGACACGCCCCGCCCCCTCGCGGCGCTCCTTGCCGACCTCCCGCACCCGCGCGCGCAACACGTCGTCGCCCCAGCGGTGGCCGCGGCGCCGCTCATCGCGGGCGCCGTGGGCGCCGCCCCGATCGTCGCCGTCGTCGCCACCTCGAACGACGCCGAGGACCTCGAGGCCGCCCTCGCGGCCTACCTCGACCCGGCCACGATCGCCCGGTTCCCCAGCTGGGAGACCCTCCCGCACGAGCGCTTGAGCCCGCGCGCGGACACCGTGGCGCAACGCGTCGCGACCCTGCGACGCCTTGTCCATCCAGACGCGGTCGCCGAGGAGGCGGGGCTCGCTCCCCTCGCGGTTGTCGTGGCGCCGCTGCGCGCCGTGCTGCAGCCGCTCGCGCCCGGCCTCGCCGACCTGGTCCCCGTGCGCCTCGCGGTGGGGGAGAGGGTGGACCTCACCGAGCTCGCCCGGGCGCTCGGCGCGGCCGCCTACACGCGCGTCGACATGGTGGAGCGGCGCGGGGAGTTCGCCGTGCGCGGCGGGATTGTCGACGTATTCGCACCCACCGATCCGCACCCGATCCGCATCGAATTCTTCGGTGACGAGGTCGAGTCGCTGCGCGCGTTCTCGATAGCGGACCAGCGCTCGCTCGCCCCCGTGCCGGTGCTGTGGGCGCCGCCGTGCCGCGAGCTGCTTCTCACGCCGGAGGTGCGCGGCCGGGCAGCCGCGCTCATGCCCGACGCCCCCGCCGCAGCAGACATCCTCGCCCGCATCGCCGACGGGCACGCGGTCGAGGGCATGGAGTCGCTCATCCCCGTGCTCGTGGATCACCTCGACCTGCTTCCCGACATCCTCCCGGCCACCATCCGCTTCGTGGCCGTGGAGCCGGAGCGCCTCGCGCGCCGCGCGGAGGACCTGGTGCGCACCGCGGCCGAGTTCCTCTCCGCCGCCTGGGTGAGCGCGGCGGCCGGGGCGAACTCCCCGATCGAGGGAGACGGTTCCTTCGCCGGGCTCGCGCAGATCGAGGAGCGGGCGGCCGAGCGCGGCATGACGTGGCAGACGATCGGCCCGTTCGGGGGCGGTGAGGACGCGGGCTTCGCCGTCCTCGACGACTCCCGCGGTCGTCTCGAGGCCGCGATCCGCGAGCTCGGCGACCGGCTCAAGGACCGCTGGCGCGTGATCGTCACCGCCGCCGGCCCCGGCTCGGCCGCGCGCATCGCCGAGCAGTGCGCCCAGGCGGGCGTCCCCGCCAAAGTCGTCGCCAGCGTCGGCCCGCTTGGTGAGGGGCCCGACGCCGTGGTGAGCATCGTGCCCCACGTCACCGGGCGCGGTTTCCAGGTTCCCGGCGAGAAGCTGCTCGTGGTCAACGAGTCCGATCTCACGGGCCGCGCGGCCACGGCCGCTGGCCCCAAGGTGTCCGTCCCGTCGAGGCGTCGCAACGTGGTGGACCCGCTGCAGCTGCGGCCGGGCGACTTCGTGGTGCACGAGACGCATGGCATCGGGCGCTTCGTCGAGCTGACGAAGCGGTCCGTGCGCGGTGTGGAGCGCGAGTACCTCGTCATCGAATACGCGCCGAGCAAGCGCGGCGGGCCGGGGGACCGGCTGAGCGTCCCCACCGACCAGCTGGACCTGGTGACCAAGTACGTCGGCGGCGAGACGCCGTCGGTCAGCCGCATGGGCGGCGCGGACTGGGCCAAGACCAAAGGTCGTGCGCGCAAAGCCGTCAAGGAGATCGCGAGCGAGCTCATCCGCCTCTACAGCGCGCGGATGGCGACGCGCGGCCACGAGTTCGGGCCGGACACGCCGTGGCAGCGCGAGCTCGAGGAGGCGTTCGCGTTCGTCGAGACGCCCGACCAGCTCAGCACCATCGACGAGGTCAAGGCGGACATGGAGAAGCCCATCCCCATGGACCGCCTCATCTGCGGCGACGTGGGCTTCGGCAAGACGGAGATCGCGGTGCGAGCGGCGTTCAAGGCGATCCAGGACGGCACCCAAGTTGCGATCCTGTGCCCAACAACGCTCCTGGTAAAGCAGCACTTCGACACGTTCAGCGATCGCTTTGGGCCATTCCCCGTGAAGGTCGCGGCGCTGTCTCGCTTCCAGACGGACGCGGAGGCGCGCCAGATCGTCGAGGGCCTCGCGGACGGCACGATTGACCTCGTCATCGGCACCCACCGCATCCTCACGGGACAGGTGCGGTTCAAGAACCTCGGGCTCGTCATCATCGACGAGGAGCAGCGGTTCGGCGTGGAGCACAAGGAGACCCTCAAGGCGCTGCGGACGGACGTGGACGTGCTCGCGATGTCCGCCACACCGATCCCGCGGACCCTCGAGATGGCGATCACCGGCATCCGCGAGATGTCGACGCTCGCCACGCCGCCGGAGGATCGACACCCGATCCTCACCTACGTGGGCCCGCACGAGGACTCGCAGGTGGCGGCCGCGATCCGCCGCGAGCTGCTCCGCGACGGCCAGGTGTTCTTCATTCACAACTCGGTCAAGACCATCACTCGCGCCGCGCTTCATCTCGGCGACCTCGTTCCCGAGGCGCGCATCGCCGTGGCCCACGGCCAGATGAGCGAGAAGCAGCTGGAGCAGGTCATCGTCGACTACTACGAGAAGCGCTACGACGTCCTCGTGTGCACCACGATCGTCGAGACTGGCCTCGACATCTCCAACGCGAACACGCTCATCGTGGAGCGGAGCGACACCTTTGGGCTGTCCCAACTGCACCAATTGAGAGGACGCGTTGGCCGCGGCCGCGAGCGCGCGTACGCCTACTTCCTCTACCCGCCGGATCGCTCCCTCACGGAGACGGCCCACGACCGCCTCCAGACCATCGCGGCACACACGGACCTTGGCGCCGGGGCGGCCGTCGCCATGAAGGACCTGGAGATCAGGGGTGCGGGCAATCTGCTTGGCGCTGAGCAGAGCGGTCACATCGAGGGGGTTGGCTTCGACCTCTACATCCGCATGGTCGGCGAGGCCGTCGCGGACTTCCGCGGAGAGGGCGAACCGGAGCGCGCGCCCATGACCGTGGACCTGCCCATCGACGCGCACATCCCGGAGGAGTACATCGAGCACGAGCGGCTGCGTTTGGAGGCGTACCGGAAGATCGCGGACGCAACAGACGGCCCGACGCTGGCGGCAGTTCGCGAGGAACTCGCCGATCGCTACGGGAACCTGCCGGAGGTGGTCGAGAACCTGCTCGCCGTCGCGACCCTGCGGATCGAGCTTCGCGGTCGCGGCATTCACGACGTGGTGAGCCAGGGCACCTACGTGCGCTTCTCCCCAGTTGAGCTTCCGGACTCGGCCGCCATGCGCGTCGGCCGACTGTATCCGGGAACCCACATCAAGCCCGCCGTGAGGCAAGTGCTCATCCCCGCGCCCAAGACCTCGAGGGTTGGTGGGAGCGCCGTGGAGGGGCTGCCCGTTCTCGAGTGGGTGCGCTCGGTGATGAGCGCCATGTGGCCAGATTAG
- a CDS encoding adenosylhomocysteinase, which translates to MPTPFDDAERLVREFARRTNLQLAGRPFRVSRPDAIGAALHVLLLALGAREVTGDSTPPGLLEFGEAVTLDGAALPDRGDANGRIDFAGAHMAASRELAADLRLEGLSIGVAMTLEPKTANLALLLAGAGANVAVYAHPDETDPSVAEALRERGIAVDADPSLTGAAEREAALAWLGRGFDVVMDDGSHLVRLAHELAPHQVARWIGVTEETTSGLRPLRAMEADGVLATPVIAVNDAATKTQFDNRYGTGQSCVFAIADVLEGAGVTLRDQPALVIGYGPVGQGVAAHLRALGVSVSVAETDSVRALLALYDGFEVGDAAQLAEGALVVSATGVPASITRYEWRNAVAAAVAGGVPGELDLDGAELVPVAPHLDRAGNTLILDRGGCINITAAEGNPIEIMDLSFATQLAALAHLLEARPGIGVFALPPESVDRVAQAALRSRGLTANPATASGRGEDDWRSLRYR; encoded by the coding sequence ATGCCCACTCCCTTCGACGACGCAGAGCGCCTCGTCAGGGAATTTGCCCGGCGCACCAACCTGCAGCTCGCGGGGCGACCGTTCCGCGTTTCGCGGCCCGACGCCATTGGCGCCGCCCTGCACGTGCTGCTGTTGGCGCTCGGAGCCCGGGAGGTGACAGGCGACTCGACCCCGCCGGGGCTCCTGGAGTTCGGCGAAGCCGTGACCCTGGACGGCGCCGCGCTCCCCGATCGCGGAGACGCTAACGGGCGCATCGACTTCGCGGGTGCGCACATGGCGGCGTCGAGAGAGCTCGCCGCGGACCTGCGGCTCGAGGGCCTCTCTATCGGCGTGGCGATGACGCTCGAGCCCAAGACGGCCAACCTCGCGCTGCTGCTCGCCGGCGCCGGGGCCAACGTGGCCGTGTACGCGCACCCAGACGAGACCGACCCGAGCGTCGCCGAGGCGCTCCGCGAGCGCGGCATCGCGGTGGACGCCGACCCTTCGCTCACCGGCGCGGCCGAGCGCGAGGCCGCGCTCGCCTGGCTCGGCCGCGGCTTCGACGTGGTCATGGACGACGGCTCGCACCTGGTGCGACTCGCCCACGAACTGGCCCCACACCAGGTTGCAAGGTGGATCGGCGTGACCGAGGAGACCACCTCGGGGCTGCGACCGCTGCGAGCGATGGAGGCGGACGGCGTGCTCGCCACCCCCGTGATCGCGGTCAACGACGCTGCGACCAAGACCCAGTTCGACAATCGCTATGGCACGGGCCAGTCCTGCGTGTTCGCGATCGCGGACGTGCTCGAGGGCGCGGGCGTCACGCTGCGCGACCAGCCCGCGCTCGTCATCGGCTACGGCCCGGTGGGACAGGGAGTTGCGGCGCATCTGCGAGCGCTCGGCGTCTCGGTCTCCGTGGCCGAGACAGATTCGGTGCGAGCCCTTCTCGCGCTCTACGACGGCTTCGAAGTTGGCGACGCGGCGCAGCTCGCAGAGGGCGCGCTCGTGGTCTCGGCTACCGGTGTACCAGCATCTATAACACGTTATGAGTGGCGGAACGCAGTGGCCGCCGCCGTCGCCGGCGGCGTTCCGGGCGAGCTGGACCTCGACGGCGCCGAACTCGTGCCGGTCGCCCCCCACCTTGACCGCGCGGGCAACACCCTGATCCTCGACCGCGGCGGCTGCATCAACATCACCGCCGCGGAGGGCAACCCCATCGAGATCATGGACCTGAGCTTCGCGACCCAACTCGCCGCCCTCGCCCACCTCCTCGAGGCGCGCCCCGGCATCGGCGTGTTCGCGCTCCCCCCGGAGTCAGTGGACCGCGTTGCCCAAGCCGCCCTGCGCTCGCGCGGCCTCACCGCCAACCCGGCCACAGCGTCGGGCCGGGGCGAAGACGACTGGCGCTCCTTGAGGTACCGATGA
- a CDS encoding Bax inhibitor-1/YccA family protein, whose product MASPIFSSGKEFKPDATFEQMNAPVTAEQLEQQFNAPAATPQQMGRMTYEGVTGKTALIAIGAFIAAVPGYLFPNLAAMWVSAIVAFVVSLVVIFRKKNSPGLIAIYAVAEGYFLGAITTFVETRFEVPGAGLQALVATFATFAVVLALYRSGKVRYTSKMRRFLMISGLAYLVFCLFNLGYMVFSGSDSAWGLRSGAYIGPVPLGVVIGIVAVIIACVSLIADFDFIENAVKNGAPKEVEWKAAFGLILTLVWLYIEFLRIIAILFGRR is encoded by the coding sequence GTGGCCAGCCCGATCTTCAGCAGCGGCAAAGAGTTCAAGCCGGATGCGACCTTCGAGCAGATGAACGCGCCGGTCACCGCCGAGCAGCTTGAGCAGCAGTTCAACGCCCCGGCGGCGACGCCGCAGCAGATGGGGCGCATGACCTACGAGGGCGTGACCGGCAAGACCGCGCTGATCGCCATCGGGGCTTTCATCGCGGCCGTTCCCGGCTACCTGTTCCCGAACCTGGCGGCAATGTGGGTGTCCGCGATCGTCGCGTTCGTGGTGAGCCTCGTCGTCATCTTCCGCAAGAAGAACAGCCCCGGCCTCATCGCGATCTACGCGGTCGCCGAGGGCTATTTCCTCGGCGCCATCACCACGTTCGTGGAGACGCGATTCGAGGTTCCCGGTGCCGGCCTGCAGGCGCTCGTCGCGACCTTCGCGACATTCGCCGTGGTCCTCGCGCTCTACCGCTCGGGCAAGGTCCGCTACACGTCCAAGATGCGCCGCTTCCTCATGATCAGCGGCCTCGCGTACCTGGTGTTCTGCCTGTTCAACCTCGGGTACATGGTCTTCTCCGGCTCCGACAGCGCGTGGGGGCTGCGGTCAGGGGCGTACATCGGTCCCGTGCCGCTTGGTGTGGTGATCGGCATCGTCGCCGTGATCATCGCATGCGTCTCGCTCATCGCGGACTTCGACTTCATCGAGAACGCCGTCAAGAACGGCGCTCCCAAAGAGGTCGAGTGGAAGGCCGCGTTCGGCCTGATCCTCACGCTGGTGTGGCTGTACATCGAGTTCCTGCGGATCATCGCGATCCTGTTTGGCCGCCGCTAG
- the eno gene encoding phosphopyruvate hydratase codes for MASIEAVGAREILDSRGNPTVEVEVALEDGTFARAAVPSGASTGAFEAVERRDGDKGRYLGKGVKDAVEAVTDLIAPEVIGLDATEQRLIDKIMIELDGTENKGKLGANAILGVSMAVARAAADSADLPLYKYLGGPNAHVVPVPMMNILNGGSHADSNVDIQEFMIAPVGASSFREAYRYGAEVYHALKSVLKERGLATGLGDEGGFAPNLDSNREALDLILVAIDKAGFTAGDDVALALDVAASEFFKDGVYHWEGGTKTAEEMTQYYATLVADYPLVSIEDPLNEDDWAGWTHFTSELGDKVQVVGDDLFVTNPVRLQRGIDEKSANALLVKLNQIGSLTETIDAVALATKAGFTSMVSHRSGETEDTTIADLVVALNTGQIKSGAPARGERIAKYNQLMRIEEDLDDAATYAGKSAFPRKYGN; via the coding sequence ATGGCCAGCATCGAGGCCGTAGGCGCCCGCGAGATTCTTGACTCGCGCGGCAACCCAACTGTTGAGGTCGAGGTAGCCCTGGAGGACGGCACGTTCGCTCGCGCCGCGGTCCCGTCCGGCGCCTCCACTGGAGCTTTCGAGGCCGTCGAGCGCCGTGATGGCGACAAGGGCCGCTACCTCGGCAAGGGCGTTAAGGACGCCGTCGAGGCCGTCACCGACCTCATCGCGCCCGAGGTCATCGGCCTCGACGCCACCGAGCAGCGCCTCATCGACAAGATCATGATCGAGCTCGATGGCACGGAGAACAAGGGCAAACTCGGCGCGAACGCCATCCTGGGCGTGTCCATGGCCGTCGCTCGCGCCGCCGCCGACAGCGCGGACCTCCCGCTGTACAAGTACCTCGGCGGCCCCAACGCCCACGTGGTGCCCGTGCCCATGATGAACATCCTCAACGGCGGTTCGCACGCTGACTCCAACGTGGACATCCAGGAGTTCATGATCGCCCCCGTTGGCGCCAGCTCGTTCCGCGAGGCCTACCGCTACGGCGCGGAGGTCTACCACGCGCTGAAGTCGGTCCTCAAGGAGCGCGGCCTGGCCACCGGCCTTGGCGACGAGGGCGGCTTCGCGCCCAACCTCGACTCGAACCGCGAGGCGCTCGACCTCATCCTGGTCGCGATCGACAAGGCGGGCTTCACCGCCGGGGATGACGTTGCGCTCGCGCTCGACGTCGCCGCCTCCGAGTTCTTCAAGGACGGCGTCTACCACTGGGAGGGCGGCACCAAGACCGCCGAGGAGATGACCCAGTACTACGCGACGCTCGTTGCGGACTACCCGCTGGTGTCCATCGAGGACCCGCTCAACGAGGACGACTGGGCCGGCTGGACGCACTTCACCAGCGAGCTCGGCGACAAGGTTCAGGTGGTCGGCGACGACCTGTTCGTCACCAACCCCGTGCGCCTCCAGCGGGGCATCGACGAGAAGTCGGCCAACGCGCTGCTCGTGAAGCTCAACCAGATCGGCTCGCTCACCGAGACCATCGACGCGGTGGCCCTCGCCACCAAGGCGGGGTTCACGTCGATGGTGTCGCACCGCTCCGGCGAGACCGAGGACACGACCATCGCGGACCTCGTGGTGGCGCTCAACACCGGCCAGATCAAGTCCGGCGCCCCCGCGCGCGGCGAGCGCATCGCCAAGTACAACCAGCTGATGCGCATCGAGGAGGACCTTGACGACGCCGCGACCTACGCGGGCAAGTCCGCGTTCCCGCGCAAGTACGGCAACTAG